From Candidatus Poribacteria bacterium:
TTTCAAAGAGTTCGTGAGAACGCGACACCGAGAGAATCAACGCATATTGTTGACAAGAATACTCAGAGAGACGCTCAAACGGCAAAAAAGCCTCCGGTTCCGCGTTATCTTCAAGGAAACCAATAAACGCTGTATAAGCATTCTCGGTAGCTTCTTGCAAAATTAACTGGCTTAACCGCCGTGGCTGCGACGCACGCGCCGGACCAGCACGCTCAATTTCTCGCGAGTACAACTCCGATCGCACATCGACATCAATAGGCTGATTTTCAGCATTGATACGATGCAGACGTTCAACAGGTTGGTCGGCGATCTTCAGAACAAAGGGTAACATAGCAACGTATTTAAACTCCTCAAACGAAGGATGTAACAAGTTTAGCACAGACTTCAGGTTTTGTCCAATCAAAATATACAAGTAGCGTAGATTTAAGTTTCATCTTTTTCATTTTTATGCTATATTAATTGAATCAGAAACAGAAAGGATACAGATTATGTCAGGACACTCTAAATGGTCAACAATTAAACATAAAAAAGCAGCAAATGACTCCAGACGCGGTAAACTCTTCTCAAAGTTGGTGAAAGAGATTACCGCAGCAGCGCGTATTGGCGGCGGCGATGTAGATATGAACCCACGACTACGAACCGCAATTGCGACAGCAAAATCAAGCAATGTTCCCAACGATAACATTGAGAAAGCGGTACTTCGCGGCACTGGTGAACTCGAAGGTGAAACTTATGAAGAAATCCTTTACGAAGGTTATGGACCCGGTGGTGTCGCAGTGATGATAGAAGCCCTAACCGACAACCGTAACCGGACTATCGCTGAGGTTCGACACGTTTTCAGCAAACACGAAGGGAGAATCGGTGAGCGGGGATGCGTCGCGTGGGGCTTTGACAAGTGTGGATTGATCGTCGTTACATCAGAGAGCATCGATGAAGAAGAACTCTTCATGACCGCAGCTGAAGCGGGGGCTGAAGATGTAACTGCCTCCGAGACAGGCATAGAAATCATTACCCCCTTTGAAATGTTCGACAGCGTTCTAACGGCAATTCAGGAAACATCCGCTGAAATCCAACTCGCTGAAATTAGCATGATTCCCCAAAGCACAGTGAAACTCGAAGGAAAAGAAGCAGAACGGATGCTACGTCTCATGGATGCTCTTGACGAACTCGACGATGTACAGAAAGTCTATGCCAATTTCGATATTCCCGATAACCTTTTAGAAGCCGCAGCTTAACGACCGCATCCAACTCGCGACTATTTGAGTATCAGTCGTAGGGGCAAGTTCTGATCATAACGCTCAAGGTGTTTGGTAAAATTCTTCACAGCATCAAAAACTTAGTGCGTAATGTAGTGGAGGACGGCTCTATGGGAAGGGACATCAAATGCAAAAATCACCTC
This genomic window contains:
- a CDS encoding YebC/PmpR family DNA-binding transcriptional regulator, with the translated sequence MSGHSKWSTIKHKKAANDSRRGKLFSKLVKEITAAARIGGGDVDMNPRLRTAIATAKSSNVPNDNIEKAVLRGTGELEGETYEEILYEGYGPGGVAVMIEALTDNRNRTIAEVRHVFSKHEGRIGERGCVAWGFDKCGLIVVTSESIDEEELFMTAAEAGAEDVTASETGIEIITPFEMFDSVLTAIQETSAEIQLAEISMIPQSTVKLEGKEAERMLRLMDALDELDDVQKVYANFDIPDNLLEAAA